One part of the Bdellovibrio bacteriovorus genome encodes these proteins:
- a CDS encoding AMP-dependent synthetase/ligase produces MTKPTTLGHSILSMRSRSPHHVAVKYKVNDSWKEKSWNEYYSDIEAVGCALLSLGIKPGDRVAIMSNTRVEWSTADLGIFGIKAITVPIYQNNTADDVEYILNNSESRILICESRGPLKTFESVKAKCPKVEKVIVFDETCPNPEAITWPKLLQMGKDYLTKHPSQFQELCASLTQEDIATILYTSGTTGRPKGVVMTHLQAISEVSEAFPLCGATEADTSLSFLPYAHILGRIEHWGHAYIGFTLAFAESLEKMRGNLTEVRPTFLMSVPRIFEKIYAAVTAQIQTQPLKMKIFNWALEVGTKVGDYKMSGQVLPLDLLVKYELAKKLVLDKIPTAFGGRLRFAISGGAPIPREIALFFHAAGVLILEGYGLTETTAAITVNTPFNYKFGSVGRPIGEVKLKIAEDGEIMVKSDKVMKEYYKNPEATKEAFTDGWFHTGDIGEILPGGDLKITDRKKDLIKTAGGKYVAPQRLEGLLSLSPYIANVLVHGDQKKYIVALITLDRPAVENLAKEKQVSYSDWNSLVQSPFVAELIRKAVAETNAQLASFESIKKYIILPNEFTVEGGELTPSLKVKRKVLDQRYKEKIEELYL; encoded by the coding sequence ATGACGAAGCCCACCACTTTGGGTCATTCCATTCTAAGCATGCGCAGCCGCAGTCCTCATCATGTGGCTGTCAAGTACAAGGTCAACGACTCCTGGAAAGAAAAAAGCTGGAACGAATACTACTCTGATATCGAGGCTGTTGGCTGTGCCCTGCTGTCTTTGGGGATCAAACCCGGCGACCGTGTTGCCATTATGTCTAACACGCGGGTGGAATGGTCCACGGCGGATCTGGGAATTTTCGGCATCAAAGCCATCACTGTTCCGATCTATCAGAATAACACCGCCGATGATGTGGAATACATTCTGAACAACTCTGAATCCCGCATTCTGATCTGCGAAAGCCGCGGACCTTTGAAAACATTCGAGTCCGTGAAGGCGAAATGCCCGAAAGTGGAAAAGGTCATCGTCTTTGACGAAACCTGCCCGAACCCGGAGGCGATCACGTGGCCGAAACTTTTGCAGATGGGTAAAGACTATCTGACAAAACACCCAAGTCAGTTCCAGGAACTCTGCGCTTCTTTGACCCAGGAAGATATCGCCACTATTTTGTATACTTCCGGAACCACCGGTCGCCCTAAAGGCGTGGTGATGACTCACCTTCAGGCCATCAGCGAAGTCAGCGAAGCTTTCCCGCTGTGTGGTGCCACGGAAGCGGACACTTCCCTGTCCTTCCTGCCTTATGCGCACATTCTGGGACGCATTGAACACTGGGGACATGCTTATATCGGCTTCACCCTGGCTTTTGCAGAAAGCCTGGAAAAAATGCGTGGCAATCTGACGGAAGTTCGTCCGACATTCCTGATGTCGGTTCCCCGCATCTTTGAAAAAATTTATGCTGCGGTGACCGCACAGATTCAGACTCAGCCGTTGAAAATGAAAATCTTCAACTGGGCTTTGGAAGTCGGCACCAAAGTGGGCGACTACAAAATGAGCGGCCAGGTTTTGCCACTGGATCTGCTGGTAAAATACGAACTGGCGAAAAAACTTGTTCTGGACAAGATCCCGACAGCTTTCGGCGGACGTCTGCGCTTTGCCATCAGTGGTGGAGCACCGATCCCTCGTGAAATCGCATTGTTCTTCCACGCCGCAGGTGTGTTGATTCTGGAAGGTTATGGTCTGACTGAAACAACGGCCGCTATCACGGTGAACACTCCATTCAATTACAAATTTGGCAGCGTCGGCCGCCCGATTGGCGAAGTGAAGCTGAAGATCGCTGAAGACGGCGAGATCATGGTTAAAAGCGACAAGGTGATGAAGGAGTACTACAAAAATCCTGAAGCCACCAAAGAAGCCTTCACCGATGGCTGGTTCCACACCGGCGACATTGGCGAAATCCTGCCAGGTGGTGACTTGAAAATCACCGACCGTAAAAAAGATCTGATCAAAACCGCCGGCGGCAAGTACGTGGCCCCACAACGCCTGGAAGGGCTGCTAAGTCTGTCCCCGTACATCGCCAATGTTCTGGTTCACGGCGATCAGAAGAAATACATCGTGGCTTTGATCACGCTGGATCGTCCGGCTGTTGAGAATCTGGCCAAGGAAAAACAAGTCAGTTATTCCGACTGGAATTCCCTGGTGCAATCCCCGTTCGTGGCCGAACTGATCCGCAAAGCGGTGGCTGAAACCAACGCCCAACTGGCAAGTTTTGAAAGCATCAAAAAATACATCATTCTGCCCAATGAATTCACTGTGGAGGGCGGCGAACTGACGCCTTCCCTGAAAGTGAAAAGAAAAGTGCTGGATCAGCGCTATAAGGAAAAAATCGAAGAGCTCTATCTATGA
- a CDS encoding protein kinase domain-containing protein, which produces MSQAVEQFGKYILLERLAAGGMAEVYLSKSTGAVGVNKFVAIKRILPQYSDHQDFIEMFKEEAKIAVNLNHGNVVSIYDFGVEKAQFFLVMEYVEGRNLRQILNELKKTNTQFTIEQIVYMIKEVAAGLDHAHRCIDGTTGKPLNIVHRDMSPQNIMVSFEGEVKIIDFGIAKAETQMEATKAGTLKGKYGYMSPEQADGQSIDPRTDIFSMGIVLWELLANDRLFTSNSEAAILRKIRECQVPSIRKINPSVPPELERIVNKALAKDKSLRYQTAAAFHRDLNRFLNTQYPEFSPHDFSVFMKNAFSAAFLEQRRKLVEFAKVQAQPTSEDKTIVTQTDMRTPQRPPAYAPPAETAEGEERLDLDTSTDIRVNLDNLKTPPKPSMPKAPGATDTNITQTRTSATGTFASGPGTMTRTPSSVNQMGTRTSIGRPAPSSSMEDITGIAMKAVGALLVVVGLWWGYTNFVAKKSPGKSGATAGLTPKPANSGNAQAAGTLQQTELAATSPEYTVTIYSNPGGARVVIDGNDTGEFTPVRKTVKANTPYSLRLVKEGYTDLVTTITPTYEAYSFTGTLQRLPRVASLIINIVNGGANPELRIAGVPVSIKPSGDAYLIQAEVGVKIQARNKTTGLSAETTITVPADQRKIVDLYLK; this is translated from the coding sequence ATGTCTCAAGCTGTGGAACAATTTGGAAAATACATTCTTCTAGAGAGACTTGCCGCCGGTGGTATGGCGGAAGTGTATCTTTCTAAATCCACAGGCGCAGTGGGCGTCAATAAGTTTGTCGCTATCAAACGCATTCTGCCCCAATATTCCGATCATCAGGACTTTATTGAGATGTTCAAGGAAGAGGCAAAGATCGCCGTGAACCTGAATCACGGTAACGTTGTCTCAATTTACGATTTCGGGGTTGAAAAAGCCCAGTTTTTCCTTGTCATGGAATACGTCGAAGGCCGCAACCTTCGCCAGATTCTGAATGAGCTTAAAAAAACCAACACCCAATTCACCATCGAGCAGATCGTTTACATGATCAAAGAGGTGGCGGCTGGTCTTGACCACGCTCACCGCTGCATCGATGGCACCACCGGCAAACCGCTGAACATCGTTCACCGTGACATGAGTCCGCAGAACATCATGGTCAGCTTTGAAGGTGAGGTGAAGATCATCGACTTCGGTATCGCCAAAGCGGAAACGCAAATGGAAGCCACCAAAGCCGGGACTCTTAAAGGCAAATACGGTTACATGAGCCCTGAGCAGGCCGATGGCCAGTCCATCGACCCGCGCACGGATATTTTCTCCATGGGTATCGTCCTGTGGGAGCTTCTGGCCAACGACCGTCTGTTCACTTCCAACAGTGAAGCGGCGATCCTGCGCAAGATCCGTGAATGTCAGGTGCCTTCCATCAGAAAGATCAATCCTTCCGTTCCACCGGAACTGGAAAGAATTGTGAACAAAGCCCTGGCGAAGGACAAAAGCCTGCGCTATCAGACTGCGGCGGCCTTCCACCGTGATCTGAACCGTTTCCTGAATACACAATACCCTGAGTTCTCCCCGCACGACTTCAGCGTGTTCATGAAGAACGCCTTCTCGGCCGCCTTCCTTGAACAGCGCCGCAAGCTGGTGGAGTTCGCCAAAGTTCAGGCGCAGCCGACTTCTGAAGACAAAACCATTGTCACTCAGACCGACATGCGCACACCTCAGCGTCCTCCGGCCTACGCACCTCCGGCAGAAACAGCCGAAGGCGAAGAGCGTCTGGATCTGGATACCTCCACGGATATTCGTGTGAATCTGGACAATCTGAAAACGCCGCCAAAACCTTCCATGCCGAAGGCGCCTGGCGCAACAGACACCAACATCACACAAACCCGCACTTCCGCGACAGGCACTTTTGCCTCGGGTCCGGGCACCATGACACGCACGCCTTCCAGCGTGAATCAAATGGGCACACGCACCTCCATCGGCCGACCGGCACCAAGTTCTTCCATGGAAGACATCACCGGTATTGCGATGAAAGCCGTGGGTGCTTTGCTGGTCGTCGTGGGCTTGTGGTGGGGTTACACCAATTTCGTTGCAAAAAAATCCCCGGGTAAATCCGGTGCCACTGCAGGCCTGACTCCAAAACCGGCCAACTCGGGCAATGCCCAGGCTGCCGGCACCCTGCAACAGACCGAACTGGCTGCCACATCACCGGAATACACAGTCACCATCTATTCCAACCCGGGCGGTGCCCGCGTGGTGATCGATGGCAACGACACCGGAGAATTCACACCGGTGCGCAAGACGGTGAAAGCCAACACTCCTTACAGTCTGCGACTGGTGAAGGAAGGTTACACGGATCTGGTGACAACCATCACTCCAACTTACGAGGCGTACTCTTTCACCGGAACTCTTCAACGACTTCCAAGAGTCGCTTCCCTGATTATCAACATCGTCAATGGCGGTGCTAATCCGGAACTTCGCATTGCCGGCGTTCCAGTCAGCATCAAACCATCCGGAGATGCCTATCTGATTCAGGCTGAAGTTGGTGTCAAAATACAGGCTAGAAACAAGACGACAGGACTCTCTGCAGAAACCACAATTACGGTTCCAGCAGACCAGAGAAAAATTGTAGATTTGTATCTGAAATAA
- the coaE gene encoding dephospho-CoA kinase (Dephospho-CoA kinase (CoaE) performs the final step in coenzyme A biosynthesis.): protein MKWIGLTGGIACGKSTVSRMLRTHDIPVVDADEIAKEVVKPGSAGLKSVIQEFGPEFLTAEGALDRRKLGQKVFGHPELLHKLEAITHPLIREETRRRRRLYEDMGHKLAIYDIPLLFETRAKDQFDGVIVVSCTKEQQKERLRRQNWSEDEIEMRIASQIPLQFKEQGADFVLHNNRDEQHLLREVERLLKWLEERKNQN from the coding sequence ATGAAATGGATTGGACTGACCGGAGGTATAGCCTGTGGCAAGAGCACGGTCAGCAGAATGCTCCGAACTCACGACATTCCGGTGGTGGATGCTGATGAAATTGCCAAGGAAGTCGTGAAGCCGGGCTCTGCTGGACTTAAGTCCGTCATACAAGAGTTCGGTCCAGAGTTTTTGACTGCCGAAGGAGCCCTGGACCGACGCAAGCTTGGGCAGAAAGTCTTCGGTCATCCCGAGCTTTTGCACAAACTTGAAGCCATCACCCATCCTTTGATTCGTGAAGAGACCCGCCGTCGTCGTCGGCTGTATGAGGATATGGGCCATAAGCTGGCCATTTATGACATCCCTCTGTTGTTTGAGACCCGCGCGAAGGATCAGTTCGACGGTGTGATCGTGGTGTCATGCACGAAGGAACAGCAAAAAGAACGTCTGCGCCGTCAGAACTGGAGCGAGGATGAAATCGAGATGCGCATTGCTTCGCAGATTCCCCTTCAGTTTAAAGAGCAGGGGGCGGACTTTGTCCTGCACAACAACCGCGACGAGCAGCATCTGCTGCGCGAAGTGGAGCGGTTGCTGAAATGGCTGGAAGAACGTAAAAATCAGAACTGA
- a CDS encoding PD-(D/E)XK nuclease family protein: MLKVISIESRSQISEIFANYNPREQSWLVSDLRTKFELQQKILGRDGQYIDESVLRASDLWKMLLKRLDPGLRLVSDPFARSLLRTIMDEHADVLGVNSSAEDTVFSYIDQMAAVIFHPEGTERLKEWFESHSEAQNRWQEWYLRARLCAKMLVDGHRVITADWITAYLQTFPDLERVWSMPLIVDLSGEITRVEAELLQALSRSVDVVVLEPTPAWRSDFHFLLQPYEDLRAMSTAVQKLPAVVRGEKKSEVLRFSGMLAEIKHSVGQVRQWLDQGIAAENIAVIAPDIETYWPVLQAYLAEEGIPAQKDITHKAQSLPSVTRWLALLRSKSGRLSTSDLEISFFEKEEAQQLRYEEFRSLFKSLYVNEDLARNEIVHKVFFEQMDLGGFLKRDEFVAKALLSWNSDETDIVQVVLRELLQNAVAGTSLTWKEWLSYLESIVAAKEYTLEKGEPRGIMVTKLMSAHSEKARRRIFVGLTDEALKGRNKTQLSGQDYFELAKDIGFYLDNPDQSDLEFELRLLAEAESDEDLYCFGATDLSGSLCSPATFWMSLQGEHEKLTVPLETRWDELQHSTQRGERPLLAGRKELVEQRILQDLGKVPFATITSPELPRISASAVESFLECPFIFAAQRYFKLKDLPDIDLDVDHRTRGQLAHAIFEKLTIEPMRFDWKVEELDQLLETVRVEKKLVFADERLWMPLKKKHVQLGLRFLDFEKRWREEFKKTRTIGREKRFEFYLDPQSGDVSTEARDNCFRISGQIDRIDSDGGQQLVVVDYKSSSGGISAHGSWLKNRELQLLFYMWVLEKGLVQDVQGEVIGLFYYVFRNFERKGFKVDDLAGVLYPANKRKDKNATFEAKERYLTEFSQILMTTLGRIKNGECDAKPADFKTCTSCEWRRQCRAPHLN, from the coding sequence ATGCTGAAAGTAATTTCCATTGAAAGCAGATCTCAGATTTCTGAGATCTTCGCCAATTACAATCCCCGCGAGCAATCCTGGCTCGTGTCGGATCTGCGCACCAAATTTGAACTTCAGCAAAAAATCCTGGGCCGTGATGGCCAGTACATCGATGAATCCGTTCTGCGTGCCAGTGACCTGTGGAAGATGCTGCTAAAGCGTCTGGATCCGGGGCTTCGTCTGGTCAGTGATCCGTTTGCGCGCTCGCTTCTGCGCACAATCATGGATGAACACGCCGATGTTCTGGGTGTGAATTCCTCTGCCGAAGACACTGTGTTTAGTTATATCGATCAGATGGCGGCTGTCATCTTTCACCCGGAAGGCACTGAACGTCTGAAGGAGTGGTTTGAAAGCCACTCGGAAGCTCAGAACCGTTGGCAGGAATGGTATCTGCGCGCGCGACTTTGCGCGAAGATGCTGGTCGATGGACACCGTGTGATCACAGCCGACTGGATCACCGCGTACCTGCAAACCTTCCCTGATCTGGAAAGAGTCTGGAGCATGCCCTTGATCGTGGATCTCAGCGGAGAGATCACGCGGGTGGAGGCTGAGCTGCTGCAGGCGCTTTCCCGTTCGGTTGATGTCGTGGTGCTAGAACCAACCCCTGCCTGGCGGTCGGACTTCCACTTCCTGTTGCAACCTTATGAAGACCTGCGTGCGATGAGCACGGCAGTGCAAAAGCTTCCGGCGGTGGTGCGTGGGGAAAAGAAATCCGAAGTTCTGCGTTTCTCAGGGATGCTGGCTGAAATCAAACACAGTGTCGGGCAGGTTCGTCAGTGGCTGGATCAGGGCATTGCCGCTGAAAATATCGCCGTTATTGCCCCGGACATTGAAACCTATTGGCCGGTGCTTCAGGCGTATCTGGCTGAAGAGGGCATTCCCGCGCAAAAAGACATCACTCACAAGGCACAAAGCCTGCCTTCGGTGACCCGTTGGCTGGCACTGCTCAGATCCAAAAGCGGCCGACTATCGACTTCGGATCTGGAGATTTCATTCTTTGAAAAAGAAGAGGCCCAACAACTGCGCTACGAGGAGTTCCGGTCCCTGTTTAAGAGCCTCTATGTCAATGAGGATCTGGCGCGCAATGAAATCGTGCATAAGGTCTTTTTCGAACAGATGGATCTGGGCGGTTTCTTAAAGCGCGATGAATTTGTCGCTAAAGCTTTGTTGTCCTGGAATTCCGATGAAACCGATATCGTGCAGGTTGTTTTGCGTGAACTTCTGCAAAACGCTGTGGCCGGCACATCCCTGACCTGGAAAGAATGGTTGAGCTATCTTGAAAGCATCGTCGCTGCCAAGGAATACACTTTGGAAAAAGGCGAGCCTCGCGGGATCATGGTGACGAAACTGATGTCGGCCCACAGTGAAAAAGCCCGTCGTCGTATTTTCGTGGGCTTGACTGATGAAGCCCTGAAGGGTCGCAACAAGACCCAGCTTTCAGGACAAGACTATTTTGAACTGGCCAAAGACATTGGATTCTATCTGGACAATCCGGATCAAAGCGATCTGGAGTTTGAGTTGCGTTTGCTGGCAGAAGCGGAAAGTGATGAAGACCTTTATTGCTTCGGCGCCACGGACTTAAGCGGTTCCCTGTGTTCACCGGCCACTTTCTGGATGAGCCTGCAGGGCGAGCACGAAAAGCTGACGGTGCCTCTGGAAACCCGCTGGGACGAATTGCAACACTCGACACAGCGGGGGGAGCGTCCGCTGCTGGCTGGAAGAAAAGAGCTGGTAGAACAAAGAATCCTTCAGGATCTGGGCAAAGTTCCCTTTGCCACAATTACATCGCCAGAATTGCCACGCATTTCGGCGTCGGCGGTGGAAAGCTTCCTGGAGTGTCCGTTTATCTTCGCGGCACAAAGATATTTCAAATTAAAAGACCTGCCGGACATTGATCTGGATGTGGATCATCGCACCCGCGGGCAGTTAGCCCATGCCATCTTTGAAAAGCTGACGATTGAGCCCATGCGCTTTGACTGGAAGGTTGAAGAGCTGGATCAGTTGCTTGAAACCGTGCGGGTAGAAAAGAAGCTGGTGTTCGCAGACGAGCGTCTGTGGATGCCGCTGAAAAAGAAACACGTACAACTGGGTCTGCGCTTCCTGGATTTTGAAAAGCGCTGGCGCGAGGAGTTTAAGAAAACCCGCACCATCGGACGCGAAAAACGTTTTGAGTTTTATCTGGACCCGCAGTCCGGGGATGTTTCCACTGAAGCCCGCGACAACTGCTTCCGCATTTCGGGGCAGATTGACCGAATCGACAGCGATGGCGGCCAGCAGCTGGTGGTGGTGGATTACAAAAGTTCTTCGGGCGGGATTTCCGCCCATGGTTCGTGGTTGAAGAATCGTGAGTTGCAGCTGCTGTTCTATATGTGGGTTCTGGAAAAGGGCCTGGTGCAGGACGTGCAAGGTGAAGTCATCGGATTGTTCTATTATGTTTTCAGAAACTTTGAGCGCAAGGGCTTCAAGGTCGATGACCTGGCCGGCGTTCTTTACCCGGCCAACAAACGCAAGGACAAAAACGCCACCTTCGAGGCCAAAGAACGCTATCTGACCGAGTTCAGCCAGATTCTGATGACGACTTTGGGCCGCATCAAGAATGGTGAATGTGATGCGAAGCCGGCTGATTTCAAAACCTGTACTAGCTGTGAGTGGAGGCGACAATGTCGGGCACCACACCTGAATTAA
- a CDS encoding UvrD-helicase domain-containing protein yields the protein MSGTTPELRNIILRAGAGAGKTTTLTQTFLDFAKAFKAKDKKFPRIVVTTFTRKATQELKERLVGKALVEEETDEKNKGLFQFVSSKSQVQISTIHGVLSLFLSRYGSSIGLTPDYKIMSESEIRKGARKIMRKYLLENPQLQELLEEYDFQTLEGALLKYFGEQVIFPGMTFIRRGEMEKETAKFVADIGGALRRVCLEISQETSNDKWVDYAGAMTGFDWNAANGDWEGFFARLESFWENISKPVFRKATPPFSLSLNEELEELRDRVDRLLAEPRYRPEYWDRHEKNCALFEELAQNFCRDFMQTKLESGLLSMSDLETLASKITLDQPEAAVKFSQEWDFWMVDEYQDTSPVQVELLRHLVGEKPVFIVGDPQQSIYLFRGARSEVFREKVAEIEAQQGDVQVKLVNYRSSPEVLEFFNHYFTRLGSQFAAMTPDEKKPKKGPEVPVVQVVLSETGDEDETSAEILATVARIQELLQAGTSPEQICVLGRTHRTLEDIAKVAQEYGVPLQLHSGSGFYERREVLDALAVLKFLVNPHDNANFVALLRSPWLALPDSEILSYCHSFRHSFWKEAQKGLDQKPEIHPLRVMKALLAQAEIKGLSWTLKKALIDLGLFDYSARIDSTGRREANLWKVISLLSQEERRPGFNYLDFLDSSLETLSTDEGGEDADATPVIEPKRVNFMTVHASKGLQFDQVILPGMGNDPRASHAPVLSIHEKTGQWSLKVRNEETQAMAGSVLADQIVEELRKRETEEFNRVLYVALTRAKSGVTLLWDKKVGKKSWAAHCPLNLEEGLHEEKDFSYVVRSENPQPQKMSEQDLAEKDLRPQWQAQASEKRKYISVTELVTPEGVQAGGGYTPKASQLGSGLARAQQGTNAHRLFEALKFTSFDELLKISDEDLKKPLQFLAKTPELPLLRIINEGFVEWGFALKYKDALMQGQIDLWGVVDGTLWMVDYKTGSQRYSDTAFRQLEAYTWALYRMKYLDNVQQVKLAVVYPVDEVVKIETLGSLKELNERLEKSIDNYFLV from the coding sequence ATGTCGGGCACCACACCTGAATTAAGAAATATCATCCTGCGTGCCGGTGCCGGTGCGGGGAAAACAACGACTTTGACCCAGACCTTCCTGGATTTTGCGAAAGCTTTTAAAGCCAAGGATAAAAAGTTCCCGCGGATCGTGGTGACGACCTTCACCCGCAAAGCCACGCAGGAACTGAAAGAGCGTCTTGTTGGAAAAGCGCTGGTTGAAGAAGAGACCGATGAAAAGAACAAAGGTTTGTTCCAGTTTGTCAGCTCCAAGTCCCAGGTGCAGATTTCAACCATTCACGGGGTGCTAAGCCTGTTCTTGTCCCGCTATGGTTCCTCCATCGGACTGACTCCGGACTATAAAATCATGAGCGAATCCGAGATTCGCAAGGGCGCACGCAAGATCATGCGCAAGTACCTGCTGGAAAACCCGCAGTTGCAGGAACTTTTGGAAGAATATGACTTTCAGACTCTGGAAGGGGCCCTGCTGAAGTATTTCGGCGAACAGGTGATCTTTCCGGGAATGACCTTCATCCGTCGTGGCGAGATGGAAAAAGAAACCGCCAAGTTTGTGGCTGATATCGGCGGGGCTTTGCGCCGGGTGTGCCTGGAAATTTCCCAGGAAACCAGCAATGACAAGTGGGTGGATTATGCCGGTGCCATGACTGGTTTTGACTGGAATGCTGCCAACGGGGATTGGGAGGGCTTCTTTGCCCGCCTGGAGTCCTTCTGGGAAAACATCAGCAAGCCTGTCTTCCGCAAAGCGACTCCGCCATTCAGTTTAAGTCTGAATGAAGAGCTGGAAGAGCTGCGAGACCGTGTTGATCGTTTGTTGGCTGAACCCCGCTATCGTCCCGAATACTGGGATCGTCATGAAAAGAACTGTGCGCTGTTTGAAGAACTGGCACAGAACTTCTGTCGCGACTTTATGCAGACCAAGCTGGAAAGCGGTCTGCTTTCGATGAGTGATCTTGAAACCTTGGCCTCCAAGATCACTTTGGATCAGCCCGAAGCTGCAGTGAAGTTTTCCCAGGAATGGGACTTCTGGATGGTCGATGAATATCAGGACACCAGCCCCGTGCAGGTGGAGCTATTGCGCCATCTTGTTGGGGAAAAGCCGGTGTTCATCGTCGGGGATCCTCAACAAAGTATTTATCTTTTCCGTGGCGCCCGTTCAGAGGTCTTCCGTGAAAAGGTGGCTGAAATCGAAGCCCAGCAGGGCGACGTGCAGGTCAAGCTTGTGAACTATCGCTCTTCCCCGGAAGTGCTGGAGTTCTTCAATCATTACTTCACTCGTCTGGGTTCGCAGTTTGCTGCGATGACCCCGGATGAAAAGAAACCGAAAAAAGGCCCCGAAGTTCCAGTCGTGCAGGTTGTTCTGTCTGAAACCGGTGACGAGGATGAAACCTCGGCCGAGATCCTGGCCACTGTTGCACGCATTCAGGAGCTGTTGCAGGCTGGAACCAGTCCGGAGCAGATCTGTGTTCTGGGGCGCACACATAGAACTTTGGAAGACATTGCCAAGGTCGCGCAGGAATACGGTGTGCCTTTGCAGCTTCACAGCGGCAGCGGATTCTATGAGCGTCGTGAGGTGCTGGATGCTTTGGCGGTTCTGAAGTTCCTGGTGAATCCCCATGACAATGCCAACTTTGTGGCGCTTTTAAGATCGCCATGGCTGGCGCTGCCGGACAGCGAGATTCTTTCTTATTGCCATTCGTTCCGTCATTCTTTCTGGAAAGAAGCACAAAAGGGTCTGGATCAGAAGCCTGAAATCCATCCGCTACGGGTGATGAAGGCTCTTTTGGCGCAGGCTGAAATCAAAGGCTTGTCCTGGACACTGAAAAAGGCCCTGATTGATCTGGGTCTGTTTGATTATTCCGCACGTATTGATTCCACCGGCCGTCGCGAAGCGAACCTGTGGAAGGTTATCTCTTTGCTTTCGCAGGAAGAACGCCGTCCGGGTTTTAACTATCTGGACTTCCTGGATTCGAGTCTTGAAACACTTTCGACCGATGAGGGTGGCGAGGATGCGGATGCGACTCCGGTGATTGAACCCAAACGTGTGAACTTTATGACGGTCCACGCGTCCAAAGGGTTGCAGTTTGATCAGGTGATTTTACCGGGCATGGGGAATGACCCGCGCGCCAGTCATGCGCCGGTTTTGAGCATTCATGAAAAGACCGGACAGTGGTCTTTGAAAGTGCGCAACGAAGAAACTCAAGCCATGGCCGGCAGTGTGTTGGCCGATCAGATTGTGGAAGAACTGCGCAAGCGTGAAACCGAGGAATTCAACCGTGTTTTGTATGTGGCTTTGACCCGTGCCAAATCCGGAGTGACGTTGCTTTGGGATAAAAAGGTCGGGAAGAAATCCTGGGCGGCCCATTGCCCGTTGAATCTGGAAGAAGGTCTTCACGAGGAAAAAGATTTTTCTTACGTTGTACGCAGCGAGAATCCTCAGCCGCAAAAAATGTCCGAGCAGGACCTCGCGGAAAAGGACCTGCGCCCGCAATGGCAGGCGCAAGCATCTGAAAAACGAAAGTATATTTCTGTCACCGAGCTGGTGACGCCGGAAGGTGTTCAGGCTGGGGGTGGTTACACACCGAAGGCCTCTCAGTTGGGGTCGGGCTTGGCCCGGGCTCAGCAGGGGACTAATGCGCACCGTTTGTTTGAAGCTTTGAAGTTTACCTCCTTTGACGAGCTTCTGAAGATTTCAGACGAGGATTTGAAGAAGCCTTTGCAGTTCCTGGCCAAGACCCCGGAACTGCCACTTCTAAGAATCATTAATGAGGGATTTGTCGAGTGGGGGTTTGCTCTAAAGTACAAGGACGCCCTGATGCAGGGGCAGATCGATCTTTGGGGTGTTGTGGACGGCACGTTGTGGATGGTGGATTACAAAACCGGATCCCAACGATATTCAGACACTGCTTTCAGGCAGTTGGAGGCCTACACCTGGGCGCTGTATCGTATGAAATATCTGGATAACGTGCAGCAGGTGAAACTGGCGGTTGTTTATCCTGTGGACGAAGTGGTCAAGATCGAAACTTTGGGCAGTCTCAAAGAGTTGAACGAACGGCTTGAAAAGAGCATCGATAACTATTTCCTTGTCTAG
- a CDS encoding PilZ domain-containing protein: MKTKPWSLIILALLHILAPAGNLLLNALRSGRTLSQQWTYWFEVLPKPLVALYVLVPVLAGIFIFICRRWSYWAYLGCLLVILLSNIYSYWTNMNKSTLVLLLVVVLIDVLVVAYFVVPSVQKVYFDPRMRWWEAAPRYHFNHMGSANGQKAFIKSISQGGLFLSSAPELHENDTVEMEWNYQSQHIKVNGTVVYKNTRTDIPGYGVKFSHSDESEKQVKALVAKLRGEGLIISERLPGPEDSFGVWLKKLLTKGEGLFPKARV, encoded by the coding sequence ATGAAAACAAAACCATGGTCCCTCATCATCCTTGCTTTGCTTCACATCCTGGCTCCGGCAGGTAACCTTTTGCTGAATGCACTACGTTCCGGAAGGACGCTGTCTCAGCAGTGGACGTACTGGTTTGAGGTTCTGCCAAAACCTTTGGTAGCTCTTTATGTTCTGGTGCCGGTGTTGGCGGGGATCTTTATTTTCATCTGCCGCCGCTGGAGCTACTGGGCTTATCTTGGTTGTCTGCTGGTGATTCTGCTTTCAAATATCTACAGTTATTGGACCAATATGAACAAGAGCACTCTGGTGCTTTTGTTGGTGGTGGTTTTGATCGATGTTCTGGTGGTGGCTTACTTTGTGGTGCCTTCCGTTCAGAAAGTTTATTTTGATCCACGCATGCGCTGGTGGGAAGCGGCTCCTCGCTATCACTTCAATCACATGGGCTCTGCCAACGGGCAAAAAGCCTTTATCAAAAGTATTTCTCAGGGGGGCTTGTTTCTGTCTTCCGCACCGGAACTGCATGAAAACGATACGGTCGAGATGGAGTGGAACTATCAAAGCCAGCACATCAAGGTGAACGGAACTGTGGTTTATAAAAACACCCGCACGGATATTCCGGGTTACGGTGTGAAGTTCAGCCATTCTGATGAATCCGAAAAGCAAGTCAAAGCCCTGGTGGCCAAACTTCGTGGGGAAGGGTTGATTATCTCTGAGCGTTTGCCAGGACCGGAGGACAGCTTCGGTGTGTGGCTGAAGAAACTTCTGACCAAAGGGGAAGGTCTGTTCCCGAAAGCCAGAGTTTAA